In a single window of the Micrococcaceae bacterium Sec5.7 genome:
- a CDS encoding DUF6507 family protein → MAGAWNIDVDAAAATIKATAAQVESVGPALAGMAAALELAASSIPGEAPVVLTALNDVLTLGITTGTNDAVHRSGTIITSTVQAVSFYAQGDLAMAAHAQQSAAAAEAPAAGTARGPVPQ, encoded by the coding sequence ATGGCGGGTGCGTGGAATATCGACGTCGATGCGGCTGCGGCGACCATCAAGGCTACTGCGGCGCAGGTGGAAAGTGTTGGCCCGGCATTGGCGGGGATGGCTGCGGCTCTGGAGTTGGCGGCGTCTTCGATTCCGGGGGAGGCTCCGGTGGTTCTGACGGCACTCAACGATGTGCTGACCCTTGGCATTACGACGGGGACCAATGACGCGGTGCACAGGTCCGGGACGATCATTACCTCTACGGTGCAGGCCGTCAGTTTTTACGCGCAGGGGGATCTTGCCATGGCAGCACACGCCCAGCAGAGCGCGGCGGCCGCCGAGGCGCCTGCGGCCGGGACTGCCCGCGGGCCCGTTCCGCAGTAG
- a CDS encoding pore-forming ESAT-6 family protein, with translation MTANRIAFDTNVSAQVQGDIQALAAQLESLIGQRQADVGQAMADFRADGVDSEYQAVESRWNAAANETKAIVALVKSTLGLNDETASTAISSARNAVQGIG, from the coding sequence ATGACAGCTAACAGAATCGCTTTTGATACCAACGTTTCTGCCCAGGTGCAGGGCGACATTCAGGCGCTGGCAGCGCAGCTGGAGTCGTTGATCGGTCAGCGGCAGGCTGATGTGGGCCAGGCTATGGCTGACTTCAGGGCGGACGGGGTTGATTCCGAGTACCAGGCGGTGGAGTCCCGCTGGAACGCGGCCGCCAATGAAACAAAGGCCATTGTGGCGCTCGTGAAGAGCACTCTTGGCCTGAATGACGAGACCGCGTCAACGGCTATCAGCTCGGCCAGGAACGCCGTGCAGGGCATCGGGTAA
- a CDS encoding EsaB/YukD family protein produces MTNALTRITVIGERRHLDLRLPSDEPVASLIPQIRDLLFADVEDARERPAPTVLTTAVGVVIEGSQSLRSATIPDGARLYLRDKRAIPPSPEVYDVASFAAESTGRSPGLWAGALRTVGLASVAGLLIAGSGSAAVLFQHPGARTPFGIVLVTALLLAGSLLGRFWSVPAGLAVLVAGWMVGVSVAITAGGIAPGALLLCATVLALAAGGLGTRQHIPFFAAAALLAVLGALWVLAQLSTRDAALAAAVTGIVSVLTLGLAPRLATVVAGLSGLDDDQRQGVRPDRQGTLDSFHMAHRTLAGWSLVSAVMASVAATVICLAWDRAVWGLLLAAALLGSVVFRGLSLPLFWQRAGVYAAAAGGLLATTIVVSLHFQQPACLLITGVVGVLVLAAAQGTVRAQTGARLRVLAARAEMICVLATIPLALGLSGTYTQLGQTFG; encoded by the coding sequence ATGACAAACGCCTTGACCCGGATAACCGTCATTGGCGAGCGCAGACACCTGGATCTGCGGTTGCCTTCCGATGAGCCGGTAGCATCCCTGATTCCCCAGATCCGGGACCTCCTGTTCGCCGATGTTGAAGATGCCCGGGAGCGGCCGGCCCCCACCGTCCTTACCACCGCCGTCGGCGTTGTCATCGAAGGTTCCCAGTCGCTCCGGTCCGCTACGATCCCCGACGGCGCCCGCCTTTACCTGCGCGACAAACGGGCCATCCCGCCGTCGCCCGAAGTTTATGATGTGGCGTCCTTCGCTGCCGAATCAACCGGGCGGTCCCCCGGGCTCTGGGCTGGCGCTCTGCGCACTGTCGGCCTGGCATCCGTCGCTGGATTGCTCATCGCCGGAAGCGGGAGCGCAGCGGTGCTGTTCCAGCATCCAGGGGCCAGAACGCCGTTCGGGATCGTGCTGGTTACAGCCCTGCTGCTGGCGGGATCGCTGCTGGGCCGCTTCTGGTCAGTGCCGGCGGGGCTGGCGGTGCTGGTGGCCGGCTGGATGGTCGGAGTTTCCGTTGCCATCACTGCCGGCGGCATTGCGCCCGGAGCGTTGCTGCTGTGCGCCACCGTCCTGGCGCTTGCCGCGGGAGGCCTGGGGACTCGACAACACATACCCTTCTTCGCGGCTGCGGCGCTGCTCGCCGTCCTCGGAGCACTGTGGGTGCTGGCGCAATTGAGCACCCGTGATGCGGCACTTGCTGCCGCCGTCACCGGAATAGTCAGTGTGCTCACGCTCGGGCTTGCGCCCAGACTGGCCACGGTGGTGGCCGGCCTGAGCGGGCTCGACGACGATCAGCGCCAAGGAGTGCGGCCGGACAGGCAGGGGACTCTGGACTCCTTTCACATGGCGCACCGCACGCTCGCCGGCTGGTCTCTGGTTTCCGCCGTGATGGCATCTGTCGCCGCGACGGTCATCTGCCTGGCCTGGGACCGCGCGGTATGGGGATTGCTGCTGGCTGCCGCGCTGCTGGGATCAGTAGTTTTCCGCGGGCTCTCGCTGCCGCTGTTCTGGCAGCGAGCCGGGGTCTACGCGGCGGCGGCAGGAGGCTTGCTGGCCACCACCATCGTCGTTTCGCTCCATTTCCAACAGCCCGCCTGCCTGCTGATCACCGGCGTGGTTGGTGTGCTGGTGCTTGCGGCCGCCCAGGGCACAGTCCGAGCCCAGACGGGGGCCAGGCTGCGTGTCCTTGCCGCGCGCGCAGAAATGATCTGCGTGCTGGCCACCATCCCACTTGCACTGGGGTTGTCCGGCACCTATACACAACTAGGACAGACCTTTGGCTGA